Proteins encoded together in one Campylobacter concisus window:
- the thiS gene encoding sulfur carrier protein ThiS → MIKFSVNGKNFELENDINVYEFLAQNGYELKLIALERDGEILPKKLWHERFMSEGKAYEIVTLVGGG, encoded by the coding sequence ATGATCAAATTCAGTGTAAATGGCAAAAATTTCGAGCTTGAAAATGATATAAATGTTTATGAATTTTTAGCTCAAAATGGCTATGAACTTAAACTTATAGCCCTTGAGCGAGACGGAGAAATTTTGCCAAAAAAGCTTTGGCATGAGCGCTTCATGAGTGAGGGCAAAGCTTATGAGATCGTCACTTTAGTTGGCGGTGGATGA
- a CDS encoding thiamine phosphate synthase, whose protein sequence is MFKILCVADFESYEGDDFLKRIQLLCKAGVDEILLRAKRLDETDFYDLARVVAQICENYRKKFIINQFFDVACKLKSDFWLTSAQLDFFKNHSIFLEEFRKTAKIYAPAHDLEQAKISASIADVLVASHIFATSCKAGLEPKGLNFISELKSLDKEIYALGGLDSGNYKEAIKAGASGICFMSLAMNGDMELIKKIVESKNEQF, encoded by the coding sequence ATGTTTAAAATTCTCTGCGTGGCCGACTTTGAAAGCTATGAGGGCGATGACTTTTTAAAGAGGATACAGCTACTTTGCAAGGCTGGCGTGGATGAAATTTTGCTTCGTGCAAAAAGGCTAGACGAGACTGATTTTTACGATCTTGCTAGGGTTGTGGCTCAAATTTGTGAAAACTACCGCAAGAAATTTATCATTAATCAATTTTTTGACGTAGCTTGCAAGCTAAAGAGCGACTTTTGGCTCACTTCGGCGCAGCTTGATTTTTTTAAAAATCACAGCATTTTTTTAGAAGAATTTAGAAAAACAGCTAAAATTTACGCCCCAGCTCACGACCTAGAGCAGGCTAAAATTTCAGCCTCTATCGCTGACGTGCTCGTTGCTTCTCATATATTTGCCACCTCTTGCAAGGCAGGCTTAGAGCCAAAAGGGCTAAATTTTATAAGTGAGCTAAAAAGCTTAGATAAAGAAATTTACGCACTTGGCGGACTAGATAGCGGGAACTACAAAGAGGCCATAAAAGCAGGCGCAAGCGGAATTTGCTTTATGAGCTTAGCAATGAACGGCGATATGGAGCTTATAAAAAAGATAGTAGAGAGCAAAAACGAGCAATTTTAG
- a CDS encoding thiazole synthase has product MQNDSLILGGKEFQSRFILGSGKYSHELIDSAINEAGAQILTLALRRINESKERNILDFIPKGVTLLPNTSGARNAKEAVRIAQLARELGCGELVKIEIITDSKFLFPDNAETIKACEALANDGFVPMPYMFPDLNAARAMLSAGASCIMPLAAPIGSNQGLVFKDIIEILINELDTQIIVDAGIGRPSQACEAMEMGAAAIMANTAIASSKNIPLMARAFKEAIIAGRNAYLAGLGAKSKSANASSPLTGFLD; this is encoded by the coding sequence GTGCAAAATGATAGTTTGATCCTTGGCGGCAAGGAGTTTCAAAGCCGCTTTATCCTTGGCTCTGGCAAGTACTCGCACGAGCTCATCGACTCAGCCATAAATGAGGCTGGCGCGCAGATCCTAACCCTTGCTCTTAGGCGCATAAACGAGAGCAAAGAGCGAAATATACTTGACTTTATCCCAAAAGGCGTGACGCTCTTGCCAAACACAAGTGGCGCTAGAAACGCCAAAGAGGCCGTTCGTATCGCCCAGCTCGCACGTGAGCTTGGGTGTGGGGAGCTTGTTAAGATAGAGATCATCACTGACTCTAAATTTCTCTTTCCAGACAACGCTGAGACGATAAAAGCGTGCGAGGCGCTGGCAAATGACGGCTTTGTGCCGATGCCATATATGTTTCCAGATCTAAATGCTGCAAGAGCGATGCTAAGTGCGGGAGCAAGCTGCATAATGCCTCTAGCTGCACCTATTGGCTCAAACCAAGGGCTAGTTTTTAAAGATATCATTGAGATTTTGATAAATGAGCTTGATACGCAGATCATAGTTGATGCAGGCATCGGCAGGCCATCACAAGCGTGCGAAGCTATGGAGATGGGAGCGGCTGCTATCATGGCAAACACCGCCATCGCCTCATCTAAAAATATCCCGCTCATGGCAAGAGCCTTTAAAGAGGCCATCATCGCTGGTCGAAACGCCTATCTAGCAGGGCTTGGCGCAAAGAGCAAAAGCGCAAATGCCTCATCTCCGCTCACTGGATTTTTAGACTGA
- the thiH gene encoding 2-iminoacetate synthase ThiH, with translation MKFTRTDHMQLLPHMQDVGSDIMDEILKERASYKPEIYSEADVKAALNAKHCSLENLKALLSPAAAPFLEQIAQLAQAKTRANFGSNITLFTPLYIANYCDNLCVYCGFNANNKIKRAKLSDEEITRELREISKSGLEEILILTGESETNSSVAYIANACALAKKFFKVVGVEIYPLNSEDYALLHKSGADYVTVFQETYNPTKYEKIHLGGNKRIFPYRLNAQERALLGGMRGVGFAALLGIDDFRLDAFATALHASLVQKKYPHAEIAFSCPRLRPIINNDRINPRDVGEHELLQVICAYRIFMPTASITISTREKAKFRDNAVKIATNKISAGVKVSIGAHGEEKKGDEQFEISDSRSVDEIKAMIKVNGLEPLMSEYVYV, from the coding sequence ATGAAATTTACAAGAACCGACCACATGCAGCTGTTACCTCACATGCAGGATGTTGGCAGCGACATTATGGATGAAATTTTAAAAGAGCGAGCTAGCTACAAACCAGAAATTTACAGCGAAGCGGACGTAAAAGCAGCTCTTAATGCAAAGCACTGCTCGCTTGAAAATTTAAAAGCCCTGCTCTCGCCTGCTGCAGCGCCATTTTTAGAGCAAATAGCCCAGCTAGCTCAAGCAAAGACAAGGGCAAATTTTGGCTCAAACATCACGCTTTTTACACCGCTTTACATAGCAAACTACTGCGATAATCTCTGCGTTTATTGCGGTTTTAACGCCAATAATAAAATAAAAAGGGCAAAGCTAAGCGACGAGGAGATCACAAGGGAGCTAAGAGAAATTTCAAAGAGTGGCTTGGAGGAGATTTTGATCCTAACTGGCGAGAGTGAGACTAACTCAAGTGTCGCTTACATCGCAAACGCCTGCGCTTTGGCAAAGAAATTTTTTAAAGTCGTTGGAGTTGAAATTTACCCGCTAAACTCTGAGGACTACGCCCTGCTTCACAAAAGTGGCGCAGACTACGTGACCGTCTTTCAAGAGACCTACAATCCCACAAAATACGAAAAAATCCACCTTGGCGGCAATAAAAGAATTTTTCCATACCGCTTAAATGCGCAAGAGCGAGCGCTTCTTGGAGGCATGAGAGGAGTTGGCTTTGCCGCACTTCTTGGTATAGATGACTTTAGACTTGACGCCTTTGCGACCGCACTTCACGCAAGCTTAGTTCAAAAAAAGTATCCGCACGCCGAGATCGCATTTTCATGCCCAAGACTTCGCCCTATCATCAACAACGACCGCATCAATCCCCGTGACGTGGGCGAGCACGAGCTTTTACAAGTGATCTGCGCTTATAGAATTTTCATGCCAACAGCTAGCATAACGATCTCAACTAGAGAAAAGGCAAAATTTCGCGACAACGCCGTAAAGATCGCCACAAATAAGATAAGTGCTGGCGTAAAAGTAAGCATCGGCGCTCACGGCGAAGAGAAAAAGGGCGACGAGCAGTTCGAGATAAGCGACAGCAGAAGCGTGGATGAGATAAAAGCAATGATAAAAGTAAACGGCCTAGAGCCCTTGATGAGCGAGTATGTCTATGTTTAA
- the thiF gene encoding sulfur carrier protein ThiS adenylyltransferase ThiF, with amino-acid sequence MIEIVLNGAKFKVPVKSLSELKELALGDKESEIYKFLEKFNATKPDIFIVDGFAIKEDSELKDGSNVVFIRRGVMPEREVLRAMIASRNSPELNLALSKAVIGVAGLGGLGSNIALSLARVGVKKLVLADFDVVEPSNLNRQQYFVRHIGLKKTQALKELINDVNPFVEVETHDIFLDEKNVASVFGECEILCEAFDNVAGKAMILNEAGASLKDKKIIGASGMAGYFSSNLIKTIKFAKNVYLCGDLTNEAKIGQGLMAPRVAVCANHEANLVIRLLMGLEA; translated from the coding sequence ATGATAGAAATTGTATTAAATGGCGCAAAATTTAAGGTGCCAGTAAAAAGCCTTAGCGAGTTAAAAGAGCTTGCGCTTGGCGATAAAGAGAGTGAAATTTATAAATTTTTAGAGAAATTTAACGCAACAAAGCCAGATATTTTTATCGTTGATGGCTTTGCTATAAAAGAAGATAGCGAGCTAAAAGATGGCTCAAACGTCGTATTTATAAGGCGTGGCGTGATGCCTGAGCGTGAAGTTTTACGCGCGATGATCGCCTCACGAAACAGCCCTGAGCTAAATTTAGCCCTAAGTAAAGCGGTGATCGGCGTGGCTGGACTTGGCGGCCTTGGCTCAAACATCGCGCTAAGCCTAGCTAGAGTTGGAGTAAAAAAGCTAGTGCTTGCCGACTTTGACGTCGTGGAGCCAAGCAACCTAAACCGCCAGCAGTATTTTGTCCGCCACATCGGCTTAAAAAAGACGCAGGCGCTTAAAGAGCTGATAAATGACGTCAATCCCTTTGTCGAGGTCGAAACTCACGATATATTTTTAGATGAAAAAAATGTAGCTAGCGTCTTTGGCGAGTGCGAAATTTTATGCGAAGCCTTTGACAACGTCGCTGGCAAGGCGATGATACTAAACGAAGCTGGCGCAAGCCTAAAAGATAAAAAGATCATCGGCGCCTCTGGCATGGCTGGATACTTTAGCTCAAATCTCATAAAAACCATAAAATTTGCCAAAAATGTCTATCTTTGCGGCGACCTCACAAATGAGGCGAAGATCGGTCAAGGGCTCATGGCGCCGCGCGTCGCAGTCTGCGCAAATCACGAGGCAAATTTGGTCATTAGACTGCTTATGGGCTTGGAGGCGTAA